One part of the Desulfonema ishimotonii genome encodes these proteins:
- a CDS encoding TonB-dependent receptor, whose amino-acid sequence MKGLKSIVILVGIVIFCLPPIVGAYDTTQETVKLREIVVSTPGTDRKLVDTPASITVITGEEIEEMGARNIVDVVESIPGIVKDSDSRNRLTFRGNRSSQSAGVLVLIDGVPTNTGISGYSEYDAIPIANIEKIEVIRSSGSIAFGPDAARGAINIITKKGETGAPKVKASASYGSWETWKASASVGGSVAKTDYAFSASGMDTEGYEDDQRQMGAARLASGYNFSEDTRLGISLDWRKVDYDTIYGKSKWQVDNYRRDSIFPTSETDSTLVHYRENENENAGMSLTFNTDKTNYFINGLASYDNTDHVYDYIPKRLNTTYNKNSSYYDYCEDRDQDRYLGKISGGYHFFFDGVQYTPVFGVEYEKIEFDQEKSYPWSPIPLSSSQESAVAGGAIDTERERYGAFMTNELDFGEHWELNFSGRIDSVDYTVKNKVPDEVTKDHEDFSWDITPAFHPCPDSTIYVSASRSYWYPVLQYYTYAMKYGDDENRAEDLEPEEYLTYELGYKHYFGPKFSLALTAYFMTVKDKFLSLYDESDWKGYRNVGESEHRGIELEMDGRLCSFFGYRIRGAYQDAEWEDATFRAYVWGDTPADDTRENVDISGQKVPHVPEFTGTLGLDFYFLDHFKFSTDVNYHGKQYVDVLNRYEISDYMTADAKLSYTRENYKIWLLANNLFDREVENEFNETGRRNADGTPNALYYPLDGLYLEAGVSFEF is encoded by the coding sequence ATGAAAGGGTTAAAGTCGATTGTGATTTTAGTGGGGATTGTGATTTTTTGCTTGCCCCCGATAGTTGGCGCGTATGATACGACACAGGAAACCGTTAAGCTCCGGGAGATTGTGGTCAGTACTCCCGGAACGGACCGGAAGCTGGTGGATACGCCGGCCAGCATCACCGTCATTACCGGTGAAGAGATAGAGGAAATGGGCGCAAGGAACATCGTGGATGTCGTGGAGAGTATTCCCGGAATTGTTAAAGACAGCGACAGCCGCAACCGGCTAACATTCAGAGGGAATCGAAGTTCCCAGTCGGCGGGCGTTCTGGTATTGATTGACGGGGTACCGACCAACACCGGCATTTCGGGGTATTCGGAATACGATGCCATACCCATCGCCAATATCGAAAAGATCGAAGTGATCCGCTCATCGGGCAGCATTGCTTTCGGTCCCGATGCAGCCAGGGGTGCAATCAACATCATTACCAAAAAAGGGGAGACGGGCGCCCCGAAGGTAAAAGCAAGCGCTTCCTACGGCTCCTGGGAGACCTGGAAGGCCTCGGCCAGCGTAGGCGGAAGCGTCGCGAAAACGGACTATGCGTTCAGCGCCTCCGGTATGGATACGGAGGGTTATGAGGATGACCAGAGACAGATGGGCGCCGCCCGTTTGGCTTCCGGCTACAACTTCTCGGAGGATACCCGCCTGGGAATCAGTCTGGACTGGAGAAAGGTGGACTACGACACCATCTACGGAAAGAGCAAGTGGCAGGTGGACAACTATCGGCGGGACAGTATTTTCCCAACATCGGAGACCGATTCGACCCTGGTGCACTACCGGGAGAACGAGAACGAGAATGCGGGCATGAGCCTCACGTTCAATACGGATAAAACAAATTACTTTATCAATGGCCTTGCCTCATACGACAACACGGATCATGTGTATGACTACATACCGAAGCGACTAAATACGACATATAACAAAAATAGTTCCTACTACGATTACTGCGAGGACAGGGATCAGGACCGATATCTGGGCAAAATTTCCGGTGGTTATCATTTTTTCTTTGATGGCGTTCAATATACGCCCGTGTTCGGGGTCGAATACGAAAAAATCGAATTTGACCAGGAAAAATCGTATCCATGGTCGCCGATCCCGCTTTCCAGCTCTCAGGAATCCGCTGTCGCCGGGGGCGCCATCGATACCGAGCGGGAACGCTATGGGGCCTTCATGACCAATGAACTGGATTTCGGCGAGCATTGGGAACTCAATTTCAGCGGCCGCATCGACAGTGTCGATTATACGGTTAAAAACAAGGTGCCTGATGAAGTCACCAAGGATCACGAGGATTTCAGCTGGGACATCACCCCGGCTTTTCATCCCTGCCCCGATTCGACCATTTACGTATCGGCATCGCGATCCTATTGGTATCCGGTGCTCCAATATTATACCTATGCCATGAAGTATGGCGACGACGAGAACCGGGCGGAGGATCTGGAGCCTGAAGAATACCTCACCTATGAACTGGGCTATAAACACTATTTTGGTCCGAAGTTCAGCCTGGCCCTTACGGCCTACTTTATGACGGTTAAGGACAAATTTCTCTCGCTTTATGACGAAAGCGACTGGAAGGGTTACAGAAACGTCGGTGAATCCGAACACCGGGGCATTGAATTGGAAATGGACGGGCGTCTTTGTTCATTTTTCGGCTATCGCATCCGAGGCGCATACCAGGATGCCGAATGGGAAGATGCAACCTTCAGGGCATACGTCTGGGGGGATACGCCGGCTGACGATACGCGCGAAAATGTGGACATCTCCGGACAGAAAGTTCCCCATGTGCCGGAATTCACCGGCACCCTCGGACTGGATTTTTATTTTCTGGATCATTTTAAATTCAGCACGGATGTGAATTATCACGGCAAGCAGTATGTCGATGTGCTCAATCGCTATGAAATCAGTGACTATATGACGGCGGATGCCAAGTTGTCCTACACGCGCGAGAATTATAAGATCTGGCTGCTGGCCAACAATCTTTTTGATCGGGAAGTGGAGAACGAGTTCAATGAAACGGGTAGAAGGAACGCGGACGGGACCCCGAACGCGCTTTATTATCCCCTGGACGGTCTGTACCTGGAAGCCGGAGTGAGCTTTGAATTCTAA
- a CDS encoding ABC transporter substrate-binding protein produces MNSKRCDLFSWRNAIFAICIGALFRGAFVSAAANAQLPKAETIRIEDSTGASVTVGLPVKRLVVLTSDALEIVRALGASDLVVGVYSDIEKNPLFWPVLKDKPKVGSWKEINFERVVELRPDAVLCYAQRPGRELEDKLGAFGIQVIRLDFFKPGRLAREVETLGRITGREKRAGEIAAWYLRHLDHQRALLKNIAERPAVYIEGDSNYHTAGPGSGGNDMCLQASGDNIAAELSIPYPEVTPEWVVTRNPDVIVKIANRGLGDPCYAMTKAAPLEKIRDSIMARPAWHHTGAVKRGRVHVIANEIWTGPRAIIGTCYLVRWFSPDLSTEPDPEALHREYLENFQGIRYQGVYVYP; encoded by the coding sequence TTGAATTCTAAACGATGCGATCTCTTTTCATGGCGAAACGCCATCTTTGCGATATGTATCGGGGCGCTTTTCCGGGGGGCGTTCGTTTCGGCGGCGGCGAACGCCCAGTTGCCAAAAGCGGAAACGATTCGTATTGAAGATTCCACCGGGGCGTCGGTGACGGTCGGGCTGCCGGTTAAAAGATTGGTTGTCCTGACCTCCGACGCTCTGGAGATCGTTCGTGCGCTGGGCGCGTCGGATCTTGTGGTCGGCGTTTATTCCGATATCGAAAAAAATCCCTTGTTCTGGCCGGTTCTAAAGGATAAACCCAAGGTCGGGAGTTGGAAGGAGATTAATTTCGAACGGGTTGTCGAGTTAAGACCCGATGCGGTGCTGTGTTACGCGCAGCGCCCCGGCCGGGAACTGGAAGACAAGCTCGGAGCCTTCGGCATTCAGGTGATTCGGCTCGATTTTTTCAAACCCGGCAGATTGGCCAGGGAAGTGGAGACGCTGGGCCGGATTACAGGCAGGGAAAAACGGGCCGGAGAAATTGCAGCATGGTACCTGCGCCACCTGGATCATCAACGGGCGCTGCTGAAAAATATCGCTGAACGTCCGGCCGTCTATATCGAAGGCGATTCCAACTATCACACGGCGGGACCCGGATCGGGCGGCAACGATATGTGCCTTCAGGCCAGCGGCGACAATATCGCCGCCGAGCTTTCCATTCCTTACCCGGAAGTAACGCCGGAATGGGTGGTGACGCGCAATCCGGACGTCATCGTCAAGATCGCCAACCGCGGCCTTGGCGATCCGTGTTACGCCATGACAAAGGCGGCGCCGCTTGAAAAAATAAGGGACAGCATCATGGCCCGACCGGCGTGGCACCATACCGGTGCCGTCAAACGGGGCCGCGTCCATGTTATCGCCAACGAAATCTGGACCGGCCCCAGGGCCATCATCGGAACGTGTTACCTGGTCAGATGGTTTTCCCCTGATTTGTCGACGGAACCGGACCCCGAAGCCCTCCACAGGGAATACCTGGAAAACTTTCAGGGCATCCGGTACCAGGGAGTTTACGTTTATCCGTAA
- a CDS encoding nucleoside recognition domain-containing protein, producing MGSVLFSTLVSSGRFLASMIPIFFAGVVVAEVLVALGWIDRIAWITRPLTSLGHLKKECGTSFLTAFFSPAAGNAMLVRHHEAGLIDRRELLIAAMVNTFPGIVMHWRTMLPMALPLIGVWALVYYGFLVLVGFIKTMVALLVGRFVLKPINAHAPENGPVKIETQSMSWELVKGSINKSRGMLLRMIRTTVPVTLIMFLLIHAGAFERLNRGLAFLTAFVPLSPEALSIVATRLGSNIGAFTVAGSLLYSERIVGQDVVLALLIGNLLASGINLRYLVPYYFGIFGTGMGIQVLTVSTGLRMAIMLGLIGVLFKLWG from the coding sequence ATGGGCTCCGTTCTGTTTTCGACACTCGTTTCATCGGGCAGGTTTCTTGCGTCCATGATCCCGATTTTTTTCGCTGGCGTGGTTGTCGCAGAGGTTCTGGTTGCACTGGGATGGATCGATCGGATCGCCTGGATCACCCGCCCTCTGACATCTCTGGGCCACCTGAAAAAGGAGTGCGGTACCAGTTTTCTCACCGCCTTCTTTTCCCCCGCAGCCGGCAATGCCATGCTGGTCCGCCATCACGAGGCGGGGCTTATTGACCGCCGGGAGCTTCTCATTGCCGCAATGGTCAATACGTTTCCGGGAATCGTCATGCACTGGCGGACAATGCTGCCCATGGCCCTTCCGCTGATCGGTGTGTGGGCGCTTGTTTACTACGGATTTCTCGTACTCGTGGGCTTTATAAAAACCATGGTGGCGCTCCTGGTCGGCCGGTTTGTGCTAAAGCCCATCAATGCGCATGCCCCGGAAAACGGCCCCGTAAAGATCGAAACGCAATCCATGTCGTGGGAACTCGTGAAGGGCAGCATAAATAAAAGCCGGGGCATGCTTCTGCGAATGATACGCACCACGGTCCCCGTGACCCTGATCATGTTTTTACTGATCCATGCCGGTGCGTTCGAGCGCCTGAACCGGGGGTTGGCCTTTCTGACGGCATTCGTTCCGCTTTCACCCGAGGCCCTTTCCATTGTCGCCACGCGACTGGGAAGCAATATCGGCGCCTTTACCGTGGCGGGAAGTCTTCTCTACAGCGAGCGCATCGTCGGTCAGGATGTCGTGCTCGCCCTGCTTATCGGCAATCTTTTGGCCAGCGGCATCAACTTGCGATATCTGGTTCCTTATTACTTCGGAATCTTCGGCACCGGTATGGGGATTCAGGTGCTTACGGTCTCCACCGGACTGCGCATGGCGATCATGCTCGGACTGATCGGTGTACTGTTTAAACTTTGGGGATAG
- a CDS encoding FecCD family ABC transporter permease, with product MQDICERYKGFGTRKLFILVFLAAVLSVVSLLAISLGASSVGIPDSFRALFNSSGIAHDIVWQLRLPRIVMAMLVGCGLGLAGSVFQAILKNPLASPYTLGMASSAGFGAVLAIIFGGSFYSHYLIAGNAFFCALLASLLILGIARYKSATPETMILAGIAIMFLFSALSSFLQYMGTADEVHAIVFWFFGSLSKVGWPEIVIAAVMILAPVPVLLRWSWDFNLLAAGDESAKALGVNVTKIRIGGIIFASLITAAAICFTGVIGFIGLVAPHIARMILGGDHRFLLPGSALIGSILVLTADTLGRTCWAPQIIPLGIVTSFIGVPFFFYLLMKKKREYW from the coding sequence ATGCAGGACATATGCGAACGTTATAAAGGGTTCGGAACCCGAAAGCTTTTTATCCTCGTTTTCCTGGCTGCGGTTTTATCGGTCGTCAGCCTGTTGGCCATATCCCTGGGCGCATCGTCCGTTGGGATTCCCGATTCATTCCGAGCTCTTTTCAATTCATCCGGAATCGCCCACGATATTGTCTGGCAACTGAGGTTGCCACGAATCGTCATGGCCATGCTGGTCGGTTGCGGACTCGGGCTTGCAGGCAGCGTCTTCCAGGCGATCCTGAAAAACCCCCTGGCCTCTCCCTATACCCTTGGGATGGCTTCCAGCGCGGGCTTCGGGGCTGTTCTGGCGATCATTTTCGGCGGCAGTTTTTATAGCCATTATCTTATCGCCGGCAATGCTTTTTTCTGCGCCCTGCTGGCTTCTCTTCTCATTCTCGGGATTGCCAGATACAAAAGCGCCACACCGGAGACGATGATCCTGGCCGGCATCGCCATTATGTTTCTCTTTTCGGCGCTCAGTTCCTTCCTCCAATATATGGGAACTGCCGATGAGGTTCATGCGATCGTTTTCTGGTTTTTCGGGAGCCTGTCCAAGGTCGGCTGGCCGGAAATCGTCATTGCCGCCGTGATGATCCTTGCTCCCGTTCCCGTCCTTCTGAGGTGGTCGTGGGATTTCAATCTGCTCGCCGCAGGAGATGAATCGGCCAAAGCACTGGGCGTGAACGTAACCAAAATCAGGATAGGCGGGATTATTTTTGCCTCCCTGATCACTGCTGCGGCCATCTGTTTTACCGGCGTCATCGGTTTTATCGGACTGGTCGCCCCGCATATCGCCAGGATGATCCTTGGCGGGGATCACCGGTTTCTCCTTCCTGGCTCCGCGCTGATCGGCAGCATTCTTGTGCTGACAGCAGACACCCTGGGAAGAACCTGCTGGGCCCCTCAGATCATCCCTTTAGGCATCGTGACATCTTTCATCGGTGTGCCTTTTTTCTTTTACCTGTTGATGAAAAAAAAGAGAGAATACTGGTAA
- a CDS encoding ABC transporter ATP-binding protein, translated as MLHVEKLCFNYKKMAIIKDIDIDLHQGQMLSVVGPNGTGKTTLLKCIAGIFTPGKGKIFIDGTDISCMSRMAHARRVGYVPQNLPGKFPITVFDVVLMGRRPHMTWKPSENDLKKVAGVIGALDLEEISMRDFDQLSGGQKQKVLLARAVAQETDYLLLDEPTSNLDLRHQLEVLELIFGMVKERGVAAMLAMHDLNLASRFSDTIVMMHNGRIVCSGNPHQVLTVENIRSVYGVEAVVQQADGHPHILPTRPVYAVG; from the coding sequence ATGCTTCATGTTGAGAAACTTTGTTTTAATTATAAAAAAATGGCCATTATAAAAGATATCGACATCGACCTGCACCAGGGGCAGATGCTGAGCGTGGTGGGACCCAATGGAACGGGGAAAACCACACTTTTAAAGTGTATCGCCGGAATCTTCACCCCGGGCAAAGGTAAAATTTTTATTGATGGCACGGATATTTCTTGCATGAGCCGTATGGCCCACGCAAGGCGGGTTGGGTATGTCCCCCAGAATTTGCCGGGCAAATTCCCGATTACGGTGTTCGATGTCGTGTTGATGGGCAGACGGCCCCATATGACCTGGAAGCCATCTGAGAACGATTTGAAAAAAGTGGCCGGCGTGATCGGGGCCTTGGATCTGGAGGAAATTTCAATGAGGGATTTCGATCAGTTGAGCGGCGGGCAGAAACAAAAGGTCCTTCTGGCCCGGGCCGTTGCCCAGGAAACGGATTACCTTCTCCTAGACGAGCCGACCAGCAATCTTGACTTGAGACACCAGTTGGAGGTTTTGGAGCTGATCTTTGGGATGGTGAAAGAAAGAGGCGTGGCCGCCATGTTGGCAATGCACGACCTGAATCTTGCCTCCCGCTTTTCCGATACAATCGTGATGATGCACAACGGCAGAATTGTCTGCAGCGGCAACCCGCATCAGGTGCTGACGGTTGAAAATATAAGATCCGTGTACGGCGTAGAGGCTGTCGTACAGCAGGCCGACGGCCATCCGCATATTCTGCCCACCCGGCCGGTGTATGCCGTGGGATAG